In Bernardetia litoralis DSM 6794, the genomic window GCCATTTTCCCTACAAATATATTTAACTGTTTACTAGAAATTCACTGGTAACTTTTCACCGATAACTGATAACTGCAATGCTTTCGACACCAAATGCTCCCAAAAAATTATTTCTTCTTGATGCAATGGCTCTCATTTATAGAGCGCATTTTGCATTTAGTAAAAATCCTAGAGTAACTTCAACAGGAATTGACACAGGTGCAATTTTAGGATTTACAAATGCTATTTGGGATGTTCTTCAAAATGAAAAACCAACTCACATAGGAATCGCTTTTGATACTTCAAAACCTACTTTTCGACATGAACAATTTGAAGCCTACAAAGCACATAGAGAAAAACAGCCCGAAGCGATTACACTTTCGAAGCCGTTTATTAATCGTTTGTTGGAAGGTCTGAATATTCCTATTTTGAAAATGGATGGTTTTGAAGCTGATGATATTGTCGGAACACTTGCCAAAAAAGCAGCGAGAGAAGGTTTTGAAGTTTATATGGTTACGATTGATAAAGATTATGCACAGCTTGTTGAAGAAAAAATATTTTTTTATAAAGTCGCTTATGCTGGTCGTAATCCTGCAGCTATTTGGGGAATAAAGGAAGTTTGTGAGCGTTGGGACTTAAAAAATCCGATGCAGCTTACTGATATTTTAGGACTACAAGGAGATGCTGCCGATAACATTCCTGGCATTCCAGGAATTGGAGAAAAAACAGCAATCAAACTTTTAAAATTATATGATAGTGTAGAAGGAATTATTGAAAATGTAGATAAACTCAAAGGAAAGCAAAAAGAAAATGTTACCAATTTTGCAGCACAAGGAATTTTATCAAAAGAATTAGCAACTATAAAAATTGATGTGCCAATAGAATTTGATGCAAAAGCATTAGAATATGATGATGTAAAAAATATCACATCAAAAAATAAAGAAACTTTATCAACTCTTTTTGATGAATTGGAATTTAGAACATTAAAAAGAAAAATTCTGAATGAAGAATCTACAAAATCATTTTCTCCAAAAGCAAAAATAGGTTCTTCATCGTTGAGCAAAACAATAAGCGAAAACAAAAAAGCTACAACTGACCAAATGGATTTGTTTGGAAGTCCGATAAGTAATCAAAAACCAACAGAAAAAGAAAAAGCTGCTTTAGCAAAATTGTCTAATACTCTTGGAGGAAAAGAATTTGAAAAATTAGGAAATACTGTAAATGCAATCTTTGAAGATGTTGAAACTTCGCAAAGTACAGAAAATTTACAACCAAAATTAGATACTCTTTTTACGATAAAACACGATTATCATTTAATTGATACAAAATCAAAACGAGAGCATTTACTTGAATTTCTGTTGCTTCAAGATGAAATTTGTATTGATACAGAAACTGATAACTTGAATGTTATGGAAGCTAATATTGTTGGTTTTTCGGTTGCCTACAAAGAATTTGAAGCCTTTTATATTCCTGTTTTGGGAAGTGAAGAAGAGCAAAAAAATATTTTAAACGAATTTAGAAGTGTCTTAGAAAATCCAAAAATTCTAAAAATTGGACAAAATATAAAATACGATTATCAGATTTTTTATAAATATGGAATTGAGCTAAAAGGACAGTTTTTTGATACAATGTTGGCGCATTATGTACTAGAGCCTGAACTTCGTCATAATATGGATTATTTGGCGCAAACAATCCTTGATTATCAAACTATTTCCTATTCTGAAATTGTAGGAACGGGTAAAAAAATCAAAACAATGGCAGATTTTGAGCCAAAAGAAATTCTGAATTATGCTGCTGAAGATGCAGATATTACTTTACGATTAAAAAACAAATTATCTTTTGAGTTGGAAAAAGAAGAAAATAAAGGGCTAAAATCTGTTTTCTATGATATAGAAATTCCATTAGTTTCTGTTTTGGCAAAAATTGAAATGAATGGAATGAATATCGATACAAAAGCCTTAGCCGAGTTTTCGATAGAATTAGGAAAAGATGTAGAAGTTGTAGAAAAAGAGATTTATCAGATAGCAGGAGAAGAATTTAATATTGCTTCGCCAAAACAGTTGGGAGAGATTTTATTTGATGAAGAAAAACTAAATCTTTCACCAAAACCAAAATTGACAGCAAAAAGTAAACAGTACAAAACAGATGAGAGTATTTTGGTAAAACTGGCTAGTAAATATCCTATTGCTGCCAAAATTGTAGATTATCGCCAGCTTCAAAAACTCAAATCTACTTATGTTGATGCGCTGCCATTGCTGCTTTCTTCTAAAGATAATAAAGTTCATACTTCATTTAATCAAGCTGTTACTTCAACAGGAAGGCTTAGTTCGACCAATCCAAACCTTCAAAATATTCCTATTCGAACAGAAAGAGGGCGAGAAGTAAGAAAAGCATTTATTCCATCTGATGAAAATCACGTTCTTTTGGCAGTAGATTATTCTCAAATTGAGCTTCGTTTAATGGCTTCTTTTGCAGAAGACCCAACAATGATTGAAGCCTTCAAAAATAATAGAGATATTCACACAGCTACGGCAGCCAAGATTTTTAAAGTAACTATTGAAGATGTAACTCCAGAAATGCGTCGTTCTGCCAAAACAGCAAACTTTGGAATTATTTATGGTGTTTCGGCAATGGGATTAGGACAACGTTTGAATATCAAGACGACAGAAGCCAAAAAACTAATTGATTCTTATTTTGCAGAATTTTCTTCTATCAAAAATTATATGGATAAAATTATCAATGAAGCAAGAGATAACGAATCTGTACAAACACTTTTGGGAAGAAAAAGACCTTTGCGTGATATAAATTCAAGAAATATGACGCAGCGAGGTTTTGCAGAACGAAATGCCGTAAATATGCCAATACAAGGAACGGCTGCTGATATTATAAAACTAGCGATGGTAAAAGTTCAAGAATATTTGGAAGAAAATAATCTAAAAACAACGATGGTTTTGCAGGTTCATGATGAACTTGTTTTTGATGTTCCGAAGGCTGAATTAGAAATTGTAAAGCCGAAAATTATGGAAATAATGAGCAAGACTTATCAAATTGATGTTCCTTTAGATGTAGAAGCTGGAATTGGTCAGAATTGGTTGGAAGCGCATTAAAGTGAGTTTTGTAGAGAAAATGGCTTGCCTTTTCCTAAACTATTTTTGTGGTAAAGATAAAACCATTTATCTAAAATTTTTACTTTAGATAAATGGTTTCTTTTTTATTGAATTGTGCATTCTTAAATAACTTCTGAGTAAAAAATGATAATTCAAATAAATATACCATAAAATTACAAATTTAGATAGCAAAATACTACTTCAATTTTCTATTAATATTCTTCTTTTTTTACTAATTCGTTGTATTTCTGCTCTTGCTTCTTCTAAGGTACAGGTTTTAAAGTCAGAGTGATAAGGAGTTATAGAATAATTGTCATTAACTCTATAAAATGCTTCACAATATATTTTACCTTCTATTTTAAAAAATAATATATTATCATACTCTTTTAGTGTTTTTGAGTATCCTCCATTTTTATGTAAGTCGTATAAGTTGCCTTTATTTTCAGAAATTTGATAGAAGGTATTGGAATTATATGTTTTGTGCATATAGTCAAAATGTTCTTGATTAAAGATGTTAATATTCTGAAATAGAAAATTATTACCATTAGTAAAAACTTTGTCATTATTCTTAAAAGATAAATCTACCTCCTCTACTATTCTTCTGTAATAAAGGATTTTAACTATTTTACCTTTTGTATTTTTGGCATGAAGTTCTAGTAAAGTATCTCCTAAGATTTGAGAAGTGTATATTTCATTGAATATAGAACTAGAATACAATTTACAAGAATCTAAACAATCAGTCAATTTCATAGTGGAATCAGAATCTTCAAAAACAATAAAATCAGCAGGTTCACTTCCATCTCCCCCCCATGAAGCTTGTACTGATGGAGGTAATGGAACAAAACAAGTTATCTCATCATAAAACACCCAATACGAAGTAGCTGAAAAAGCTGTTGGAGAAAGCCAAAATAGGATGAGTATTACAATTATTTCTTTCATTTTTGATTGATTTTAAAGTAATGAGTACTATATTTCCTTCTATGAGCATATAAAAAGTCTTCTATATCTGATTTTTCAAATCTATTTTCTAGTTCTTTTTCAATCACTACACCATTCTCATAAAAGTCTAACCAAGATAATAAAAAAGTGTCATTTATATTGCTCGCTAAGTGCATAACTGTAAGAGCATCTTTTTCGATAAAAAATATATAGTAAGAAGTATGTATTCTATTATATTTAAATTTTGAGGTCTTATAAATATTTTTAAAGTAGTGTTCTATCTTTAAATATTCATCACCTCTAGGTAATAATAAAATCAGACTATCTTTATTACTTAAATAAGTATTTTCATACTTCAATATTTCACTTTGAGGCATTTTTTTTCCTAGTTTTTGATAAATCAAGAAAAATTCTTTTCCATCCTGCAATGGTAATTTTATGTAGAGTAAAGAATCTCCTACAAGTTCTATATTTTGATAGTCTTTAGGTAATTTTATTGGTTTACAATCTGTATTTTTTATACTTTTTTCTATTTCTGAAAAACAGTTTGTCCATAAAAAAATCTTACCATTTTGAATTATTAAAGGTTGTATTTCTTTTCTAGCTTTTTCTACTGTTTTTTTATAGAGCAAATCTGTACTATCATATTTAATAGGAAAAGCCTCTGTAATTGCCCAATATGTTTCATTTTGTGCTAAAATAAAACTACTATTTAATAAAAATAGAACTAACAAAAGATTTTTAAAAACTTGTTTTTGAATCATAATCAATTTTACTTATTCCTCCATTATATTCTCTTCAAACCATTTTTGAACTTCTTCTAGTGTTTTTAGTCCTGCTGCAATGGACAGTGTAAAATCTGTAAGAATATCATCATTTATA contains:
- the polA gene encoding DNA polymerase I; this translates as MLSTPNAPKKLFLLDAMALIYRAHFAFSKNPRVTSTGIDTGAILGFTNAIWDVLQNEKPTHIGIAFDTSKPTFRHEQFEAYKAHREKQPEAITLSKPFINRLLEGLNIPILKMDGFEADDIVGTLAKKAAREGFEVYMVTIDKDYAQLVEEKIFFYKVAYAGRNPAAIWGIKEVCERWDLKNPMQLTDILGLQGDAADNIPGIPGIGEKTAIKLLKLYDSVEGIIENVDKLKGKQKENVTNFAAQGILSKELATIKIDVPIEFDAKALEYDDVKNITSKNKETLSTLFDELEFRTLKRKILNEESTKSFSPKAKIGSSSLSKTISENKKATTDQMDLFGSPISNQKPTEKEKAALAKLSNTLGGKEFEKLGNTVNAIFEDVETSQSTENLQPKLDTLFTIKHDYHLIDTKSKREHLLEFLLLQDEICIDTETDNLNVMEANIVGFSVAYKEFEAFYIPVLGSEEEQKNILNEFRSVLENPKILKIGQNIKYDYQIFYKYGIELKGQFFDTMLAHYVLEPELRHNMDYLAQTILDYQTISYSEIVGTGKKIKTMADFEPKEILNYAAEDADITLRLKNKLSFELEKEENKGLKSVFYDIEIPLVSVLAKIEMNGMNIDTKALAEFSIELGKDVEVVEKEIYQIAGEEFNIASPKQLGEILFDEEKLNLSPKPKLTAKSKQYKTDESILVKLASKYPIAAKIVDYRQLQKLKSTYVDALPLLLSSKDNKVHTSFNQAVTSTGRLSSTNPNLQNIPIRTERGREVRKAFIPSDENHVLLAVDYSQIELRLMASFAEDPTMIEAFKNNRDIHTATAAKIFKVTIEDVTPEMRRSAKTANFGIIYGVSAMGLGQRLNIKTTEAKKLIDSYFAEFSSIKNYMDKIINEARDNESVQTLLGRKRPLRDINSRNMTQRGFAERNAVNMPIQGTAADIIKLAMVKVQEYLEENNLKTTMVLQVHDELVFDVPKAELEIVKPKIMEIMSKTYQIDVPLDVEAGIGQNWLEAH